The proteins below are encoded in one region of Trichocoleus desertorum ATA4-8-CV12:
- a CDS encoding DUF2808 domain-containing protein — MTVRLGILLSAAVATWGMNTPFSQAVTLADGTVYFVQPPRLLKATTTQSATYVWGATYYFTLDVPETAGEPLQKVTIAQREGIDALRYDLKDTQAFVGEPRGRRQAVALSEVIGDRKTRTVSVTFDPPIAPGQTVTVGLRPVRNPNIGGVYLFGVTAFPSGEKAHGQFLGFGRLHFYEARDAGLFRDRWFH, encoded by the coding sequence ATGACGGTTAGGTTAGGGATTTTGTTGTCAGCTGCTGTGGCAACTTGGGGCATGAACACGCCCTTTAGCCAGGCTGTAACCCTAGCAGATGGTACGGTTTACTTTGTGCAACCACCGCGCTTATTAAAGGCCACAACCACGCAAAGTGCTACCTATGTTTGGGGAGCCACTTATTATTTCACCTTAGATGTGCCAGAAACTGCGGGGGAACCTCTACAGAAGGTGACGATCGCGCAGCGAGAAGGGATTGATGCCCTGCGCTACGACCTGAAAGACACCCAAGCTTTTGTGGGTGAACCTAGAGGCAGGAGACAAGCGGTGGCCTTAAGTGAAGTAATAGGCGATCGCAAAACGCGGACAGTTTCAGTGACATTCGATCCGCCGATCGCTCCGGGGCAAACTGTGACGGTGGGGCTGCGTCCGGTCCGTAATCCCAACATTGGCGGGGTCTATTTGTTTGGTGTCACGGCCTTTCCCTCAGGCGAAAAGGCGCATGGGCAATTTTTAGGTTTTGGCCGACTGCACTTTTATGAAGCTCGTGATGCTGGGTTGTTCCGCGATCGCTGGTTTCACTAG
- a CDS encoding peptidoglycan DD-metalloendopeptidase family protein — MSGLAAPTYATPVAPIQVAQTVAQADGALETLQEQQKAVEKQRSEIQKERDRIQKQEKAAKNRIGTLRQNLQVTDVQIKDNQYRLQLAKKQLKELQADLAIAERTYQKSQSATVARLRFLQRQQGSQGWAVLLQSQNLNDFLDRRYRLRKVYQADRNGLAQLTAESRDLVAQKQQVEQQKNQIALLAQQLLVQQSELQAQSRSEQELVERLRSDQSALEAAEAQLAQDSENLTQLILQRVAERRAKEAAAGQGSIVIRGTGLMSVPSDGPITSGFGWRTHPILGYERFHSGTDFGADYGSTIRAANAGIVIYAGWYGGYGNAIVIDHGNDITTLYGHASELYVAEGQVIQRGQAIAAVGSTGLSTGPHLHFEVRQAGEPVDPMNYF; from the coding sequence CTGAGTGGCCTAGCTGCCCCCACCTATGCAACACCAGTAGCACCGATTCAAGTCGCCCAAACGGTGGCTCAAGCTGACGGGGCGCTGGAAACTTTACAGGAGCAGCAAAAAGCCGTTGAAAAACAGCGATCGGAGATTCAGAAAGAGCGCGATCGCATCCAAAAGCAGGAAAAAGCTGCCAAGAATCGGATTGGTACTCTCCGCCAAAACTTGCAAGTGACCGATGTACAAATCAAAGATAATCAATATCGATTGCAGTTAGCCAAAAAGCAGCTCAAAGAATTGCAAGCGGATTTGGCGATCGCTGAACGCACCTATCAGAAAAGCCAATCGGCGACAGTGGCTCGCTTACGGTTCCTCCAGCGACAGCAGGGGAGCCAAGGTTGGGCGGTGCTATTGCAAAGCCAAAACTTGAATGATTTTTTGGATCGTCGCTACCGATTGAGAAAGGTTTATCAAGCCGATCGCAATGGTTTAGCTCAGCTAACTGCGGAGTCACGAGATCTCGTAGCTCAAAAACAACAAGTGGAACAGCAAAAAAATCAAATTGCTCTCCTCGCCCAACAACTGTTAGTGCAGCAATCAGAGTTGCAAGCTCAATCTCGCTCAGAGCAAGAGTTAGTGGAGCGCCTCCGTTCTGATCAATCGGCTTTAGAGGCCGCAGAAGCTCAACTAGCGCAAGATTCCGAGAACTTAACTCAACTGATTTTGCAGCGGGTGGCTGAGCGAAGAGCCAAAGAAGCAGCCGCAGGTCAAGGCAGCATTGTGATCCGGGGTACAGGTCTCATGAGCGTTCCCTCAGATGGCCCGATCACCAGTGGCTTTGGCTGGCGGACGCATCCGATTTTAGGCTACGAACGGTTTCACTCTGGAACTGATTTTGGGGCTGACTACGGCAGTACGATTCGGGCCGCTAATGCAGGGATTGTGATCTATGCAGGCTGGTATGGCGGTTATGGCAACGCGATCGTCATCGACCACGGCAACGACATCACAACGCTTTACGGGCATGCCAGCGAGCTTTATGTAGCTGAAGGACAAGTAATACAGCGCGGACAGGCGATCGCAGCAGTCGGCTCCACGGGGCTCTCGACTGGTCCACACCTGCATTTTGAAGTTCGCCAAGCTGGAGAACCTGTAGATCCTATGAACTATTTTTGA
- a CDS encoding type II secretion system F family protein, producing MNQAGSCNLILAVVLSPKFGLKETASFFHQFSALLDAGLPVQQSLNLAGKDCSAALQRSLQQASVNVAQGQDLATAMTLKPPVWSPWTLALIQMAEYSGSLAATCRKLAIAAEQQQRRARLYRSVTFISVATVISLLLLLVVLLQGGRNFLGQPGFWVMTGLLLAVVGGSAYWFRTRPLEPLLATGLYRFLAQLPVLKPLLEAQSMLYFTELELPLSCGVPLLSALELICDRIPNPELAKTLAIASQQVARGQTLSRSLQGKVPAIALQMIRTGEETGNLDEMLQKLAAYYEGELELKLRQLQGVLRPLSLLAGGGFVLILGMQMVRSLLNALPG from the coding sequence TTGAACCAAGCTGGCAGTTGTAATTTAATTTTGGCAGTGGTGCTCTCTCCCAAATTCGGGCTTAAAGAAACGGCAAGCTTTTTTCACCAATTCTCAGCTTTGTTGGATGCAGGGTTGCCTGTGCAGCAAAGCTTGAATTTGGCGGGTAAAGATTGCAGTGCTGCATTACAGCGCTCTCTACAGCAAGCTAGTGTCAATGTTGCTCAGGGGCAGGACTTGGCGACGGCAATGACCCTAAAGCCACCTGTCTGGAGCCCGTGGACTTTAGCTTTGATTCAGATGGCTGAGTACAGCGGTAGCTTAGCGGCAACTTGTCGCAAATTGGCGATCGCGGCTGAGCAACAGCAACGACGGGCCCGACTTTACCGCTCCGTGACCTTCATCAGTGTTGCGACTGTGATCAGTCTGCTGTTGCTGCTCGTAGTTCTACTGCAAGGTGGGCGTAACTTTTTAGGTCAACCTGGTTTTTGGGTCATGACTGGGCTGCTATTGGCGGTTGTTGGTGGCAGCGCTTATTGGTTCCGCACTCGGCCTTTGGAGCCGCTTCTGGCTACGGGTCTGTATCGATTCTTGGCTCAGTTACCTGTCCTCAAGCCGCTGCTGGAAGCTCAGAGCATGCTGTATTTTACCGAGCTAGAGCTGCCCTTGAGCTGTGGAGTGCCGCTGCTAAGCGCTTTAGAGTTAATTTGCGATCGCATCCCTAACCCAGAACTTGCTAAAACCTTGGCGATCGCGAGTCAACAAGTGGCACGAGGACAAACCCTCAGCCGTAGCCTACAAGGTAAGGTTCCAGCGATCGCGCTGCAAATGATTCGCACAGGTGAAGAAACTGGCAATTTAGACGAAATGCTGCAAAAACTAGCTGCTTACTACGAAGGGGAACTAGAGCTAAAGCTACGACAGCTTCAGGGAGTATTGCGGCCCTTGAGCTTATTGGCAGGTGGGGGGTTCGTGCTGATTTTGGGAATGCAAATGGTGCGATCGCTGCTTAATGCCTTACCGGGTTGA
- a CDS encoding photosystem II reaction center protein Ycf12, with amino-acid sequence MDFLSGLAGNINFEAIAQLTFVALIMLAGPAVIFVLAARRGDL; translated from the coding sequence ATGGATTTTCTGTCTGGTCTCGCTGGCAACATCAACTTCGAGGCGATCGCGCAACTTACCTTCGTAGCGCTGATTATGCTTGCTGGTCCTGCTGTCATTTTCGTGCTGGCAGCGAGAAGGGGCGACCTCTAG
- the cysE gene encoding serine O-acetyltransferase: MIATLITDFRIIFERDPAARNWLEVLFCYPGLQALLFHRPAHWLYKLGIPFIPRLISHLARFFTGIEIHPGARIGKGVFIDHGMGVVVGETAIVGDYALIYQGVTLGGTGKESGKRHPTLGENVVVGAGAKVLGNIEIGSNVRIGAGSVVLRDVPSDCTVVGVPGRIVYRAGERVGPLEHGRLPDSEAEVIRALVDRIEVMEQQLQLLQGRQALTNSYYQDATEPDYAIAAPVCHAVPADPEYPNPGTEAEGTQVVPSCRLRDKVIEQFLDGSGI, translated from the coding sequence GTGATAGCTACCCTAATCACTGACTTCCGCATTATTTTTGAGCGTGACCCAGCAGCTCGTAACTGGTTGGAAGTTCTATTTTGCTACCCAGGTCTGCAAGCATTACTTTTCCATCGGCCAGCTCATTGGCTCTACAAACTTGGGATTCCTTTCATTCCCCGGCTGATTTCTCACCTGGCTCGTTTCTTTACAGGAATTGAGATTCATCCAGGCGCCAGGATTGGTAAGGGTGTTTTTATCGACCACGGCATGGGAGTTGTGGTGGGTGAAACGGCGATCGTGGGAGATTATGCTTTGATTTACCAAGGGGTGACCCTAGGCGGTACAGGTAAGGAAAGTGGTAAACGGCACCCAACTCTAGGCGAAAATGTGGTTGTGGGCGCGGGCGCTAAAGTTTTAGGCAATATCGAAATCGGTAGCAATGTCCGAATTGGGGCAGGTTCTGTGGTGCTGCGGGATGTGCCCTCAGATTGCACTGTAGTTGGGGTTCCGGGTCGGATTGTCTACCGCGCTGGTGAGCGTGTCGGTCCTCTAGAGCATGGTCGCTTGCCAGACTCTGAAGCTGAGGTCATTCGGGCTTTGGTCGATCGCATTGAAGTGATGGAGCAACAACTGCAACTACTCCAAGGTCGGCAAGCTTTGACTAATAGCTATTATCAGGATGCGACGGAGCCAGATTACGCGATCGCTGCCCCAGTTTGCCACGCCGTGCCTGCTGACCCAGAGTACCCAAATCCAGGAACAGAAGCTGAAGGGACTCAGGTTGTACCCAGTTGCCGATTACGTGACAAGGTAATTGAGCAGTTTTTAGATGGCAGTGGAATTTAG
- a CDS encoding YkgJ family cysteine cluster protein, producing MPTWRCVKYCGACCHLDPSDRPDLDQYLSGDELALYLNMVGEDGWCIHFDHNSRECSIYDTRPRFCRVQADVFQDLYDVEPEELNDFAIDCCEQQIEAVYGDRSIEMLKFEREIGVIH from the coding sequence ATGCCGACTTGGCGTTGTGTCAAATATTGTGGGGCTTGTTGTCATCTTGACCCTAGCGATCGCCCTGATTTGGACCAGTATTTATCGGGAGACGAGCTAGCCCTTTATCTCAACATGGTGGGAGAGGATGGTTGGTGCATTCACTTCGACCACAACAGCCGTGAATGCAGCATTTATGACACTCGCCCTCGCTTCTGTCGGGTGCAAGCCGATGTGTTTCAAGATTTATACGATGTTGAGCCAGAAGAACTCAACGACTTTGCTATTGATTGCTGTGAGCAACAAATTGAAGCGGTGTATGGCGATCGCAGTATAGAGATGCTGAAATTTGAGCGCGAGATTGGCGTGATTCATTGA
- a CDS encoding TMEM165/GDT1 family protein, translating to MSEDHQERWQGFGVFCSTFVTIFLAELGDKTQVTTLLMSAESQSPWIVFTGAALALITTSLLGVIVGRWLANRLSPKTLETAAGAALLVVSVSLLWDVVHF from the coding sequence ATGTCTGAGGATCATCAGGAGCGTTGGCAAGGATTTGGAGTATTCTGCTCCACCTTCGTCACTATTTTTCTCGCAGAGTTAGGCGACAAGACGCAGGTAACGACGTTATTGATGAGTGCCGAGTCTCAGTCGCCCTGGATTGTGTTTACGGGAGCGGCATTGGCCTTGATTACAACGAGCCTACTAGGTGTGATTGTAGGGCGTTGGTTGGCAAATCGGCTCTCACCCAAAACGTTAGAAACGGCTGCGGGAGCGGCTCTGTTGGTGGTCTCTGTTTCCCTCCTATGGGATGTCGTGCATTTTTAG
- the trmFO gene encoding FADH(2)-oxidizing methylenetetrahydrofolate--tRNA-(uracil(54)-C(5))-methyltransferase TrmFO: MHVIGGGLAGTEAAWQIAQAGIPVVLHEMRPERLSPAHHSEHLAELVCSNSFGAQSSDRAAGLLHEELRRLGSIIIGKADEHAVPAGGALAVDRGQFSQNLTETLSSHPLIELRRGEIHELPAEGIAVLTTGPLTSPDLAEALRHFTGLEYMNFFDAASPIVTGESINFDIAFRASRYDRGEAAYLNCPMNREQYLHFRQELCQAEQAELKDFDRETAKFFEGCLPIEEMGKRGEDTMRYGPLKPVGLFDSRKGDFRAPENQSHRPYAVVQLRQEDKAGQLWNLVGFQTNLRWGEQKRVFRLIPGLENAEFVRMGVMHRNTFINAPELLSSTLQFKQRQTLLAAGQLVGTEGYTAAAAGGWLAGTNAARLARGLDPIALPATTMMGALFEFISSASPKHFQPIPPNFGILPELEKRIRNKQERYGCYRDRALADLSNWGTQHQISLNQSECLASV, from the coding sequence ATCCACGTTATTGGGGGAGGCTTGGCAGGGACAGAGGCGGCTTGGCAGATTGCTCAAGCTGGGATTCCCGTCGTTTTGCATGAGATGCGACCGGAGCGCTTAAGCCCAGCCCACCACAGCGAGCATTTGGCCGAGCTGGTCTGTAGCAACTCTTTTGGTGCCCAATCCAGCGATCGCGCTGCGGGTCTCCTGCACGAAGAATTGCGCCGTTTGGGTTCCATCATCATTGGTAAAGCCGATGAGCATGCAGTCCCAGCAGGTGGGGCTTTGGCAGTCGATCGCGGCCAGTTCAGCCAAAACCTGACGGAAACTCTGTCTAGTCACCCACTGATCGAACTGCGTCGAGGAGAAATTCACGAACTTCCGGCTGAAGGCATAGCGGTCCTCACTACTGGCCCATTAACCAGTCCCGATCTGGCAGAAGCGTTGCGGCACTTCACGGGGTTGGAGTACATGAACTTCTTTGATGCGGCCAGCCCCATTGTGACTGGAGAATCGATCAACTTTGACATCGCCTTTCGCGCCTCTCGTTACGATCGCGGGGAGGCTGCTTATCTGAACTGCCCCATGAATCGGGAACAGTATCTCCACTTCCGGCAGGAGTTATGCCAAGCCGAGCAAGCCGAACTCAAAGACTTCGATCGCGAAACCGCCAAGTTCTTTGAAGGCTGTCTGCCGATTGAAGAAATGGGCAAACGCGGGGAAGACACCATGCGCTATGGCCCCCTCAAGCCTGTGGGCTTATTCGACTCTCGCAAAGGCGACTTCCGCGCCCCAGAGAACCAAAGTCATCGACCTTACGCGGTGGTACAACTGCGCCAAGAAGACAAGGCAGGACAGCTTTGGAATCTGGTGGGCTTCCAAACCAATTTGCGTTGGGGTGAGCAGAAGCGAGTCTTTCGCTTGATTCCAGGGCTGGAAAATGCTGAATTTGTCCGCATGGGCGTGATGCACCGCAATACATTTATCAACGCCCCAGAGCTGCTATCGTCCACTTTGCAGTTCAAGCAACGGCAAACTCTACTCGCCGCAGGTCAGCTAGTCGGCACAGAAGGCTATACTGCTGCTGCTGCTGGCGGTTGGTTAGCGGGAACCAATGCCGCTCGCTTGGCTCGGGGTCTAGATCCGATTGCTTTACCTGCTACCACTATGATGGGTGCGTTGTTCGAGTTTATTAGCTCTGCTTCGCCTAAGCATTTCCAACCGATACCGCCCAATTTTGGCATTCTGCCTGAACTAGAAAAGCGCATCCGCAACAAGCAAGAAAGGTATGGCTGCTATCGCGATCGCGCCCTAGCTGATTTATCTAATTGGGGCACGCAACACCAAATTTCTCTCAACCAGTCAGAATGTTTGGCTAGCGTCTGA
- the argC gene encoding N-acetyl-gamma-glutamyl-phosphate reductase, with the protein MGDVGRVPVGIIGASGYGGVQLVRLLIDHPGVELVYLGGESSAGQAFAELYPHLNHRVDLVIEPIDLDQIAKRCQVVFLSLPNGLACQMAPILLEKGCKVLDLSADYRFSNLETYEIWYGKNRTDQAIAETAVYGLPELYRDRIAEAQLVGCPGCYPTASLLALSPLLKQGLIVPETAVIDGKSGTSGGGRQAKTNLLLAEADNSLAAYGVARHRHTPEIEEICSDLAGHEVLVQFTPHLIPMVRGILSTVYATLRDPGLVREDLLTIYMAFYRSSPWVKILPSGVYPQTKWASGTNLCYIGVEVDSRTDRIIVMSAIDNLMKGQAGQAVQCLNLMMGWNETLGLPQLSFYP; encoded by the coding sequence ATGGGTGATGTGGGACGCGTGCCCGTTGGGATTATTGGCGCGTCGGGTTATGGCGGCGTACAGCTAGTGCGGCTTCTGATTGATCATCCAGGAGTTGAACTTGTTTATTTGGGTGGAGAGAGCAGTGCTGGGCAGGCGTTTGCTGAGCTTTACCCCCATCTCAACCATCGAGTTGACTTAGTCATCGAACCGATTGATCTCGATCAGATTGCAAAACGCTGTCAAGTTGTCTTCTTGTCTTTGCCAAATGGCCTAGCCTGTCAAATGGCACCCATATTGTTGGAAAAAGGGTGCAAGGTCTTAGATCTATCCGCAGATTACCGATTTTCCAATTTAGAAACTTACGAGATTTGGTACGGGAAAAACCGCACTGACCAAGCGATCGCAGAAACGGCGGTGTATGGATTGCCTGAACTGTATCGCGATCGCATTGCCGAGGCGCAACTGGTAGGTTGTCCAGGTTGTTATCCCACGGCTAGCTTATTGGCACTTTCTCCTTTATTGAAGCAAGGGTTGATTGTCCCTGAAACTGCTGTGATCGATGGCAAGTCAGGCACTTCTGGTGGGGGGCGGCAAGCCAAAACGAATCTCCTTTTAGCAGAAGCGGATAACTCTCTCGCTGCCTATGGAGTCGCACGCCATCGCCACACCCCAGAAATTGAAGAGATCTGTAGTGACTTGGCAGGTCATGAAGTGTTGGTGCAGTTTACGCCCCACCTCATTCCGATGGTTCGCGGTATTTTGTCTACCGTATACGCAACTCTGCGAGATCCGGGTCTAGTCCGTGAGGATTTACTCACAATTTACATGGCTTTTTACCGCTCCTCGCCTTGGGTAAAAATACTGCCAAGCGGTGTATATCCACAAACCAAGTGGGCCAGTGGTACTAACCTCTGCTACATCGGTGTTGAGGTAGACTCACGCACCGATCGCATTATTGTGATGTCTGCGATCGACAACTTGATGAAAGGTCAAGCAGGCCAAGCAGTCCAATGCCTGAACTTGATGATGGGCTGGAATGAAACCTTAGGATTGCCACAACTAAGCTTTTATCCCTAA
- a CDS encoding TMEM165/GDT1 family protein, translated as MDWHLLGLSFITIFLSELGDKSQVAAIALSGSSKSPRAVFFGTAAALLLASLIGVLLGHGAAHLLPTRLVKAIAALGFAVMAVRLLWPSADLLPDAEETLN; from the coding sequence ATGGATTGGCACCTGCTCGGACTGAGTTTCATTACTATTTTCTTGTCAGAATTAGGTGACAAGAGTCAAGTCGCCGCGATCGCTCTCAGCGGCAGCTCCAAGTCTCCACGGGCTGTATTTTTTGGGACGGCAGCAGCGTTGCTACTTGCTAGCTTAATAGGAGTCCTATTGGGCCATGGGGCTGCTCATCTCTTGCCAACTCGGCTGGTCAAGGCGATCGCGGCTTTAGGATTTGCGGTAATGGCAGTGCGGCTATTATGGCCTAGTGCTGATTTACTCCCCGATGCCGAAGAAACTCTAAACTAA
- a CDS encoding GlsB/YeaQ/YmgE family stress response membrane protein has translation MNIIAWIILGLLVGAIAKAIYPGRQGGGIVGTMFLGIIGALIGGSLGAFLQTGTFQLVATSLTLGGIFLAVLGAVIALFLWSLLTRQST, from the coding sequence ATGAATATTATTGCTTGGATCATTTTAGGGTTACTTGTAGGGGCGATCGCGAAAGCCATTTACCCAGGTCGCCAAGGTGGCGGTATTGTCGGCACGATGTTCTTAGGAATTATTGGCGCTCTGATCGGCGGCAGTCTAGGTGCCTTTTTACAAACAGGGACTTTCCAACTTGTTGCTACGAGTCTCACCTTAGGGGGCATCTTTCTAGCCGTTTTAGGCGCAGTTATTGCCCTTTTCCTATGGAGCTTATTGACTCGGCAGAGTACTTAG
- the ribA gene encoding bifunctional 3,4-dihydroxy-2-butanone-4-phosphate synthase RibB/GTP cyclohydrolase II RibA: MSFSVKSPQTASTQPSKFDAIDAALADLKAGRAIVVVDDENRENEGDVICAAQFATPDMINFMAVEARGLICLAMTGDRLDELDLPLMVTNNTDSNQTAFTVSIDASPQLGVSTGISAEDRARTIQVAINPATHPEDLRRPGHIFPIRAREGGVLKRAGHTEAAVDLARLAGLYPSGVICEIQNPDGSMARLPELIEYARTHQLKIVSIADLISYRLQHERFVGRETIAELPTEFGNFQIYAYRNALDNSEHVAIVKGDPSQFGDKTVMVRMHSECLTGDALGSLRCDCRMQLQAALKMIENVGQGVVVYLRQEGRGIGLINKLKAYSLQDLGLDTVEANERLGFPADLRNYGVGAQILNDLGVKKICLVTNNPRKIAGLKGYGLEVADRVPLLIEATPYNSTYLETKATKLGHMLLQTYLMTVAIHWQDQPKSATERYERLEKLRHLVDAHDLLLQEEARPVAIALFGKPSLTVHVGFDQANVATADWYHQPSHPYVQAIARILDDLASWPQIQKLEFLISPGSDPFKSLQVQLDRHTFALSQLPSAVCEHLETQIIYSFSTDTTAAIV; this comes from the coding sequence TTGAGTTTCTCTGTGAAATCGCCTCAAACCGCCTCAACCCAACCTTCCAAGTTTGATGCTATTGATGCTGCTCTGGCTGACCTCAAGGCAGGTCGCGCCATTGTCGTGGTCGATGATGAAAACCGGGAAAATGAGGGAGATGTCATTTGTGCAGCTCAATTTGCTACACCTGACATGATCAACTTCATGGCGGTAGAAGCGCGAGGGTTGATTTGCTTGGCTATGACGGGCGATCGCCTTGATGAGCTGGACTTGCCCCTGATGGTTACGAACAACACCGATAGTAACCAGACCGCTTTTACGGTCAGCATTGATGCGTCGCCCCAGTTAGGCGTTAGCACTGGAATTTCGGCGGAGGATCGCGCTCGGACGATTCAAGTTGCTATCAACCCAGCCACTCATCCCGAAGATTTACGCCGCCCCGGACATATCTTTCCCATCCGAGCACGTGAGGGTGGAGTACTGAAGCGCGCAGGCCATACCGAAGCAGCAGTTGACTTGGCTCGTTTGGCAGGGCTGTACCCTTCCGGCGTGATCTGCGAGATTCAAAATCCTGATGGCTCAATGGCTCGGTTGCCAGAACTAATTGAATACGCCCGCACCCATCAGCTCAAAATTGTCAGCATTGCCGACCTGATTAGTTATCGCTTGCAGCATGAGCGCTTTGTAGGTCGAGAAACCATCGCAGAACTGCCGACAGAATTTGGCAACTTCCAGATCTACGCTTACCGCAACGCCCTCGACAATTCGGAGCATGTGGCGATCGTTAAAGGTGACCCTAGCCAGTTCGGTGACAAAACGGTGATGGTGCGGATGCACTCGGAATGCTTGACGGGAGATGCTCTGGGCTCCCTCCGTTGTGATTGCCGTATGCAACTCCAAGCCGCCCTGAAAATGATTGAGAACGTGGGCCAAGGAGTCGTGGTTTATCTGCGGCAAGAAGGCCGAGGTATTGGCTTAATTAATAAGTTAAAGGCTTACTCCTTACAAGATTTAGGGCTAGATACCGTCGAAGCCAACGAGCGATTGGGCTTTCCCGCTGACCTGCGAAATTATGGCGTAGGAGCGCAAATCCTGAATGACTTGGGCGTGAAGAAGATTTGTCTTGTGACCAATAACCCACGCAAGATTGCGGGCTTGAAGGGTTATGGCTTAGAAGTAGCCGATCGCGTCCCCCTCTTAATCGAAGCGACTCCCTACAACTCTACCTATCTCGAAACCAAAGCCACCAAGCTAGGCCACATGCTATTGCAGACTTACTTGATGACGGTGGCGATTCATTGGCAAGATCAGCCCAAATCTGCCACTGAGCGTTACGAGCGCTTAGAAAAATTGCGGCATTTGGTAGATGCCCATGACTTGTTGTTGCAGGAAGAAGCGCGTCCCGTCGCGATCGCCCTCTTTGGCAAACCTTCGCTCACGGTACATGTAGGTTTCGACCAAGCCAACGTGGCCACTGCCGATTGGTATCATCAACCCAGCCACCCCTACGTCCAAGCGATCGCCAGAATTCTGGATGATCTGGCTAGTTGGCCGCAAATTCAAAAACTTGAGTTTCTGATTTCTCCCGGCTCTGACCCGTTTAAGAGCTTGCAAGTTCAGCTAGATCGCCACACGTTTGCTTTGAGCCAACTGCCTTCAGCGGTCTGTGAGCATCTAGAAACTCAAATCATTTACAGTTTCTCGACAGACACTACTGCCGCCATTGTTTAA
- a CDS encoding pyridoxamine 5'-phosphate oxidase family protein: MSLAPWRSPLAHALHCNRSQPEARFLQLATVQLNGQPANRTVVFRGFLDPTNQLKFVTDARSEKVGQIEQNPKGEACWYFVKTREQFRLAGVLTLVRAEHPDIELQQARKTAWQELSDAARLQFTWPTPGEPKQEAAAFASQPPDATEPLPHFCLLLLEPEQVDHLDLRGDPQSRCLYQRDQNQDWSAQSINP, translated from the coding sequence ATGTCCCTTGCGCCTTGGCGATCGCCCCTTGCTCATGCTTTACATTGCAACCGTAGCCAGCCTGAGGCTCGTTTTTTGCAACTAGCGACAGTACAACTCAACGGACAGCCTGCAAACCGAACAGTTGTGTTCCGAGGCTTTCTTGATCCCACAAACCAACTAAAGTTTGTCACCGACGCTCGCAGCGAGAAAGTAGGCCAAATTGAGCAGAACCCCAAAGGAGAAGCCTGCTGGTATTTTGTCAAGACCAGAGAGCAATTTCGCCTTGCTGGTGTCCTCACTTTGGTCCGGGCCGAGCATCCAGACATAGAGCTGCAACAAGCTCGCAAAACAGCTTGGCAAGAACTTTCAGATGCCGCTCGTCTACAATTTACTTGGCCCACACCAGGAGAGCCAAAACAAGAGGCTGCCGCTTTTGCATCACAGCCTCCCGATGCGACAGAACCTCTGCCGCACTTCTGTTTACTCCTGCTAGAACCAGAGCAGGTAGACCACCTAGACTTGCGCGGAGATCCGCAAAGCCGTTGCCTCTATCAACGAGATCAAAACCAAGATTGGTCTGCTCAGAGCATCAATCCTTAG